The following proteins are encoded in a genomic region of Paenibacillus sp. FSL R7-0273:
- the pulA gene encoding type I pullulanase, with amino-acid sequence MNSNYMNAETVLETYAGNDLGLTYTAACSLFKVWAPTAFTVSLVLYETGGSEAGSPLVFGRDSGRIVPMQRGEGGVWQVEAAGDLKGKFYMYRTIFDNGTINEAADPYATAVSANGVRSAVVDLRDTDPAGWQEDKPLQLLHPADAVIYELHVRDFSAHESSGMEYKGKFKAFTETGLKDAAGNALGIDHLAELGITHVHLLPVFDYQTVDELNGAGTGPRPDYYTEYNWGYDPQHYNVPEGSYSTNPGDPGTRIREFKEMVQALHSKGIAVIMDVVYNHTYAFEKGPFEPLVPDYFYRRDSLGRLSNGSGVGNELATERPMVRKFIKDSLAYWASEYHIDGFRFDLMGLMDSVTIREITEELRLNINPELLIYGEPWTGGDSPLASKTLKGVQRGKGYAVFNDNFRSAIKGDSDGWGRGFVTGEYGKEGAVAAGIKGAIHDFTDSPVETVNYVTAHDNLNLWDKILASQGLRQAANLPELENGRLKPDGDLEAAVQAADPHFAVSPDNILGNETVRRSLLANGLILTSQGIPFIHAGDELLRSKYGDHNSYRSPDAINALRWGQKQSFMPVFQFYKGLIELRRKHPAFRLHGRQEIERSLEFLRCDGGVVAYMLKDHAGGDVWSNIIVVFNANTEKVTQSLPHHAGGWNIVVDHSYAGTEAFRIAGESEVEVEGLSMMVLYDSYGDPAPRSKMIEVHYDRPDGDYRGWNLWVWGTGIQDGQSDFRYMENGQAIARIEVEPGTQSVGYILRLNDWEEKATDGDRFIDCSSGEQLIKVLVQERKRNGSGHAEDPLQRSS; translated from the coding sequence ATGAATAGTAACTATATGAATGCAGAGACCGTACTCGAAACCTATGCAGGCAATGATCTTGGCCTGACCTATACCGCAGCGTGCAGCCTGTTTAAGGTATGGGCGCCGACAGCTTTTACCGTATCGCTGGTCCTATATGAGACCGGAGGAAGTGAAGCGGGGTCTCCGCTGGTTTTTGGCAGAGACAGCGGGCGGATTGTACCGATGCAGCGCGGGGAAGGCGGCGTCTGGCAGGTAGAGGCAGCAGGGGATTTGAAGGGCAAATTCTATATGTACCGCACGATTTTTGACAACGGAACGATAAATGAAGCTGCCGATCCATATGCAACCGCTGTTTCGGCGAACGGAGTGCGGTCGGCTGTTGTTGATCTGCGGGATACCGATCCGGCAGGCTGGCAGGAGGATAAGCCGCTGCAGCTGCTGCATCCGGCCGATGCTGTCATCTATGAGCTGCATGTGCGCGATTTCTCGGCTCATGAGAGCTCAGGCATGGAGTATAAGGGCAAATTCAAGGCTTTTACCGAAACCGGTCTGAAGGATGCCGCCGGAAATGCGCTGGGCATTGACCATCTGGCTGAGCTGGGCATCACACATGTCCATCTGCTGCCGGTGTTTGATTACCAGACGGTAGATGAGCTGAACGGTGCCGGGACCGGGCCGCGGCCGGACTATTACACGGAATACAACTGGGGCTATGACCCCCAGCATTACAACGTGCCGGAGGGCTCGTACAGCACCAATCCGGGAGATCCGGGCACGCGCATCCGCGAGTTCAAGGAAATGGTGCAGGCGCTGCACAGCAAAGGGATAGCGGTAATTATGGATGTGGTCTATAACCACACGTACGCTTTTGAAAAGGGGCCTTTTGAGCCGCTGGTGCCGGATTATTTCTACCGCAGGGACTCTCTCGGACGGTTATCTAACGGTTCGGGGGTCGGCAATGAGCTGGCTACAGAGCGGCCGATGGTCCGCAAGTTTATCAAGGATTCCCTCGCTTACTGGGCTTCCGAATATCATATTGACGGCTTCCGCTTCGATCTGATGGGACTGATGGACAGCGTGACGATCCGGGAGATTACCGAGGAGCTGCGGCTCAATATCAATCCGGAGCTGCTGATTTACGGAGAGCCGTGGACAGGGGGAGATTCACCGCTGGCTTCAAAGACCCTGAAGGGCGTTCAGCGCGGCAAAGGGTATGCCGTATTTAATGATAACTTCCGCTCTGCAATCAAGGGAGACAGTGACGGCTGGGGAAGAGGGTTCGTCACAGGCGAATACGGTAAGGAAGGGGCGGTGGCTGCAGGCATCAAGGGGGCCATCCATGATTTTACCGATTCACCGGTTGAGACAGTCAACTATGTAACGGCACATGATAACCTTAATCTGTGGGATAAAATCCTTGCCTCACAGGGGCTGCGGCAGGCGGCTAATCTGCCTGAGCTGGAGAACGGCAGGCTGAAGCCGGACGGAGATCTGGAAGCGGCGGTCCAGGCGGCGGACCCGCATTTCGCGGTTTCTCCGGACAATATTCTGGGCAATGAGACGGTACGCCGCTCGCTGCTGGCGAACGGCCTGATTCTGACCTCGCAGGGCATACCGTTTATTCATGCCGGCGATGAGCTGCTGCGCAGTAAATACGGGGATCATAACAGCTACCGGAGCCCGGATGCTATCAATGCGCTGCGCTGGGGCCAGAAGCAGAGCTTTATGCCGGTCTTCCAGTTTTATAAAGGCCTGATTGAGCTGCGCCGCAAGCATCCCGCCTTCCGTCTGCACGGGCGTCAGGAAATTGAGCGTTCCCTGGAATTCCTCCGCTGTGACGGCGGTGTAGTGGCTTATATGCTTAAGGATCATGCTGGCGGTGATGTCTGGAGTAATATCATTGTTGTCTTCAATGCCAATACGGAAAAGGTCACACAGAGCCTTCCGCATCATGCCGGCGGCTGGAACATTGTGGTCGATCACAGCTATGCCGGAACGGAAGCCTTCCGGATTGCCGGTGAGAGTGAAGTGGAGGTCGAAGGCCTGTCTATGATGGTGCTGTATGACAGCTATGGTGACCCTGCCCCGCGTTCAAAAATGATCGAGGTTCATTATGACCGTCCGGACGGCGATTACCGCGGCTGGAACCTGTGGGTCTGGGGCACAGGTATTCAGGACGGGCAAAGCGATTTCCGGTATATGGAGAACGGGCAGGCTATAGCCAGGATTGAGGTTGAGCCGGGTACGCAATCCGTCGGCTACATTCTGAGACTGAATGACTGGGAGGAGAAAGCAACTGACGGCGACCGGTTCATCGACTGCTCCTCAGGTGAACAGCTGATTAAAGTGCTGGTGCAGGAACGCAAGCGGAACGGGTCCGGCCATGCCGAAGACCCGCTGCAGCGGTCCAGCTGA
- a CDS encoding ABC transporter permease, protein MMLYQSMKMALKSILSSKVRAFLTMLGIIIGVSSVIALVSVGQGTTSQITESLSSLGTNQLTVNITGRGATTSLTYEEALALGDIEGVDNVSPVISGNVTAKHSTENVSVSVEGITPAYEDVQNFHVQSGRFLLNIDTEYRQKVALIGSDTAEDLFGTDSPVGEKVQLNGTSFKIVGLLESKGSTSGGSSDEKILIPISTAERFLQSKGVRSITITTTSNDNVEEVKARLETALDAKFSAAENAYSVFDSQEMLDTVNETSATLSLALGGIAGISLFVGGIGIMNIMIVSVNERTREIGIRKAIGAKKINILMQFMIESVVLSGLGGLIGVGLGLGASWAVGNYTSMNVATSWNMVMISFSFSLIIGIVFGMIPANKAARMRPIYALRND, encoded by the coding sequence ATGATGCTGTATCAAAGCATGAAAATGGCCCTGAAGAGCATCCTCAGCAGCAAAGTCAGAGCCTTTCTGACCATGCTGGGGATTATTATCGGCGTTTCGTCTGTCATTGCGCTTGTCTCCGTAGGCCAGGGAACGACCTCGCAGATTACGGAATCGTTAAGCTCACTGGGAACGAATCAGCTCACAGTCAATATCACCGGACGCGGGGCAACCACCTCTCTGACCTATGAGGAGGCGCTTGCGCTTGGTGACATTGAAGGGGTTGATAATGTATCTCCCGTCATAAGCGGTAATGTCACCGCCAAGCACAGCACTGAGAATGTTTCGGTATCTGTAGAAGGTATTACGCCAGCCTACGAGGATGTTCAGAATTTTCATGTGCAGTCCGGACGCTTCCTGCTGAATATTGACACAGAGTACCGCCAGAAGGTCGCCCTGATCGGTTCGGACACTGCCGAGGATCTATTCGGCACTGACAGTCCCGTCGGAGAGAAGGTTCAGCTTAATGGGACCAGCTTCAAGATCGTCGGCTTGCTGGAGAGCAAAGGCAGCACCAGCGGCGGCTCCAGTGACGAAAAGATCCTGATCCCGATCTCGACGGCTGAACGGTTCCTGCAGAGCAAGGGTGTGCGCTCCATTACGATAACTACGACCTCAAATGATAATGTCGAGGAGGTCAAGGCCAGACTGGAGACTGCCCTGGATGCCAAGTTCAGCGCTGCTGAGAATGCATACTCCGTCTTCGATTCCCAGGAAATGCTGGACACGGTCAATGAGACAAGCGCCACTCTTTCGCTTGCCCTGGGCGGAATCGCCGGCATTTCCCTGTTTGTCGGCGGCATCGGCATTATGAACATCATGATTGTTTCTGTCAATGAACGGACCAGGGAAATCGGTATCCGCAAAGCCATCGGCGCCAAAAAAATAAACATTCTGATGCAGTTTATGATCGAGTCTGTCGTGCTCAGCGGCTTAGGCGGCCTGATCGGGGTCGGCCTGGGCCTCGGCGCCAGCTGGGCTGTAGGCAATTATACCTCGATGAACGTTGCAACCTCCTGGAACATGGTCATGATCTCCTTCTCGTTCTCCCTGATCATCGGCATCGTGTTCGGCATGATTCCGGCGAACAAGGCGGCCAGAATGCGCCCGATCTATGCGCTGCGCAACGACTAG
- a CDS encoding rhamnogalacturonan lyase B N-terminal domain-containing protein has translation MKVRLVRKVIGIVMAVALFAAAVLIPAPKGYAASIYVTDNGASLVVNTGAGLVYTVNKDNGDITSCKLNGTELSSSGGKGSHIASGLGSAANVTWSTSPSGSTLLITVSTDTLTHYYSSRGGDNTIYMATYVTAEPSVGELRYIFRGNGNVLTGVPANSSNRGSTGAIESSDVYGYSNGHTTSKYYGNDQAKNLTVRGVTGSGVGVFMAYGNREKSSGGPFFRDIQFQSGGDTEVYNYMNSGHAQTESWRMGLHGPYALIFTTGGTPGVPDFSWMSGLNLQGWVPSRGNVVLNGLSGMDSGSVYTIGFANSTAQYWTSTTSTGSAVKSGLIPGTYTMTVYKGELDVYTENVTVNAGATTTLNTRTITGDPSAASAIWRIGNWDGTPWELLNGQTIPIRHPSDSRNPSWGPVTYAVGSATNNFPAVQFRAQNSPTKITFSLNSAQAASAHILNIGITAAYNKGRPSVTINGNALSNPAASSQPDSRSFTIGTYRGNNTTFSWSIPSSYLVSGTNTLSITPISGSSDLGPWLSAGWVYDCVELLN, from the coding sequence GTGAAAGTACGCTTAGTCCGCAAAGTAATCGGTATTGTTATGGCAGTTGCCTTATTTGCCGCCGCGGTTCTTATTCCTGCACCCAAGGGGTATGCGGCGTCAATTTACGTAACGGATAACGGTGCTTCGCTTGTGGTGAACACAGGGGCGGGGCTCGTCTATACAGTCAATAAGGACAACGGCGATATTACTTCCTGCAAGCTGAATGGTACAGAGCTGAGCAGTTCGGGCGGCAAAGGCTCGCATATTGCCTCCGGCCTCGGCTCTGCAGCCAATGTCACCTGGAGCACATCGCCGTCGGGATCGACGCTGCTTATAACAGTGTCCACCGACACGCTAACGCACTATTATTCCTCCCGCGGCGGTGACAATACAATCTATATGGCGACCTATGTAACCGCTGAGCCGTCTGTGGGGGAATTGCGGTATATTTTCCGGGGGAACGGCAATGTACTGACCGGTGTTCCGGCCAATTCGAGCAACCGGGGCTCCACAGGGGCGATTGAGAGCTCGGATGTGTACGGTTACTCCAACGGTCATACCACTTCGAAATATTACGGCAATGATCAGGCAAAAAACTTGACAGTCCGCGGGGTTACGGGCAGCGGCGTCGGTGTATTTATGGCTTACGGCAACCGCGAGAAAAGCTCCGGCGGTCCCTTCTTCCGCGATATCCAGTTCCAAAGCGGCGGTGACACGGAGGTCTATAATTATATGAACTCCGGACATGCCCAGACTGAAAGCTGGCGGATGGGTCTTCATGGTCCGTATGCGCTTATCTTTACGACCGGAGGAACGCCGGGCGTGCCGGATTTCAGCTGGATGTCCGGGCTCAATTTACAGGGCTGGGTGCCGAGCCGCGGCAATGTGGTGCTGAACGGGCTGTCCGGCATGGACTCCGGCAGTGTCTACACGATCGGCTTTGCGAATAGTACTGCACAATACTGGACCTCGACAACCTCTACCGGCTCCGCTGTCAAATCCGGTCTGATTCCCGGAACCTACACCATGACGGTATACAAGGGTGAGCTGGATGTGTATACGGAGAATGTGACGGTAAATGCAGGCGCAACGACAACACTGAATACTAGGACTATTACGGGTGATCCCTCCGCCGCCTCCGCCATTTGGCGGATAGGGAACTGGGATGGTACTCCCTGGGAGCTGCTGAACGGGCAGACGATTCCGATCCGCCATCCTTCCGACAGCCGCAATCCGAGCTGGGGACCCGTTACGTATGCGGTAGGCAGCGCCACAAATAATTTCCCGGCAGTGCAGTTCCGGGCGCAGAATTCGCCGACTAAAATCACCTTCAGCTTGAATTCCGCGCAGGCTGCATCTGCTCATATCCTCAACATCGGCATTACAGCAGCCTACAATAAGGGACGCCCCAGTGTAACTATAAATGGAAATGCCTTAAGCAATCCTGCCGCGTCATCGCAGCCGGATTCGCGAAGCTTCACCATCGGTACTTACAGAGGCAACAATACCACCTTCTCCTGGAGCATACCGTCCTCCTATCTGGTATCTGGCACCAACACATTGTCCATAACACCGATCAGCGGATCCAGCGATCTGGGCCCATGGCTGAGCGCCGGATGGGTTTATGACTGCGTTGAGCTGTTAAATTAA
- a CDS encoding sensor domain-containing diguanylate cyclase yields MSKTKNTRRLIIVFAAISVLLVVISTASLLYLNSTMNRLSDSLYNDVYQNSELILNADRDLYQGAVALHAAMSTDISGEQRGLLAQSFEENNSQIKQRLTMASYNINNLDNPYSGMKQSELLLSDLRNKLATFEGSFESWKEAGRELISRRVQSGWEQSSYSPSLINTRLMETRSSLDEAENLIDNYAKQITLEFREKKSAVFGVYSLFLFLLILVIIYLCRRLISLQNEMMEEKSLHQLIGETMSDFIILTDPNGLILYASPSHASVLGYVPEKGSPLTNYIREAEISWAKLKSAVQGTTRISELRMRSAEGHWVWLETKVSPISSRQDLPVQFMLVSREITQRKQYEERLHKLAFYDHLTAIPNRAHFKMYMENLITQPEERRQEIALALLDCDRFKQLNDTLGHLAGDEFLQLLSRELQQTVKGTGQAFRIGGDEFAVVLHRFTNPEMLDEILQRLLQLFNKTWSVNNGSSFHTSASIGVALYPQHGNSINELLRAADLAMYRSKNHGGNKASLYNELMDEELSDRSTK; encoded by the coding sequence TTGTCCAAAACTAAAAACACACGCAGATTGATTATCGTATTTGCCGCTATCTCAGTGCTTCTGGTAGTAATCAGCACCGCTTCCCTGCTGTATCTGAATTCTACTATGAACAGGCTTTCAGACTCCCTGTACAACGATGTGTACCAGAACTCGGAGCTGATCCTTAACGCTGACCGCGACCTGTACCAGGGTGCCGTCGCCCTGCATGCAGCAATGAGCACAGACATTTCAGGCGAGCAGCGCGGCCTTTTGGCCCAGAGCTTTGAAGAGAACAACTCGCAGATCAAGCAGCGCCTGACCATGGCCAGCTATAATATTAACAACCTGGATAACCCATACAGCGGTATGAAGCAGAGTGAACTGCTGCTGAGTGACCTGAGGAATAAGCTGGCCACCTTTGAAGGCTCGTTCGAGTCCTGGAAGGAAGCGGGACGCGAGCTGATCTCCCGGAGGGTCCAAAGCGGCTGGGAGCAGAGCAGCTACTCCCCCTCCCTTATTAATACCCGGCTGATGGAGACGCGCAGCAGCCTGGATGAGGCAGAGAACCTGATCGACAATTATGCCAAACAGATAACCCTCGAATTCCGTGAGAAAAAGAGTGCAGTCTTTGGTGTATACTCCCTGTTCCTGTTCCTGCTGATTCTGGTCATTATCTATCTCTGCCGCAGGCTGATCTCGCTGCAGAATGAGATGATGGAGGAAAAGTCGCTGCATCAGCTCATTGGTGAAACGATGTCGGACTTCATTATTTTGACCGATCCGAACGGCCTGATCCTGTATGCCTCTCCCTCACACGCCAGCGTGCTGGGTTATGTTCCGGAGAAGGGCTCCCCGCTCACCAACTATATCCGTGAAGCGGAAATATCCTGGGCGAAGCTAAAAAGCGCTGTACAGGGCACCACCCGGATCTCCGAGCTGCGCATGCGCTCTGCGGAAGGACACTGGGTATGGCTCGAGACGAAAGTCTCACCAATCAGCAGCAGGCAGGACCTTCCGGTACAGTTCATGCTGGTCTCCCGGGAAATTACGCAGCGCAAGCAGTATGAGGAGCGGCTGCACAAGCTGGCCTTCTATGATCATCTGACTGCAATTCCAAACCGGGCCCATTTCAAAATGTATATGGAGAATCTGATCACCCAGCCGGAGGAGCGCAGACAGGAGATTGCATTGGCGCTGCTTGACTGCGACCGGTTTAAGCAGCTGAACGATACCCTCGGCCATCTGGCCGGTGATGAGTTCCTGCAGCTGCTGTCCCGTGAGCTTCAGCAGACCGTCAAGGGAACCGGGCAGGCCTTCCGTATCGGCGGCGATGAATTTGCCGTCGTGCTGCACCGGTTCACCAATCCCGAAATGCTGGATGAAATACTCCAGCGGCTGCTGCAATTGTTCAACAAGACCTGGTCCGTGAACAACGGGTCCAGCTTCCACACTTCAGCCAGCATCGGGGTAGCCCTGTATCCGCAGCACGGAAACAGCATCAATGAGCTGCTCCGCGCAGCTGATCTGGCGATGTACCGGTCCAAGAATCACGGCGGCAACAAAGCCAGCCTGTACAATGAGCTGATGGATGAGGAGCTTTCAGACCGCTCTACCAAATAG
- a CDS encoding MFS transporter: MRKLQASGVYLLMMFMTAFAGSTIFTTYSIYYVTVLELRPFELLLIGTVLEITVLVFEGITGAVADLYSRRLSVVIGMTVMGCGFLLEGSIIWFTGQGPAVPAVVWVMAAQLLFGLGWTFVSGADTAWIMDELGKEKAGSIFMKAEKASLAASLLGAGTSVGLSLAAPNLPYLAGGAVYLLLGAGLVFLMKETGFVRQERAAGSPLKAWARTWHSGASIIAGSPLLLMLVVVSLFGGAASEGYDRLWQIHLIEGIGFPDGFVPMAVWFGIISALSTLLAIPAVHIAERRIDMQKEKLLTAVLMVLTMVRIGAVLLLALAPGFYTALAAVLLLAVADAVSGPVHKTWLNMHLGSSTRATVLSMISQADALGQTAGGPAVGYIGSRFSIRASLLAAALLLLPVAGLFGRLLRRR; encoded by the coding sequence GTGCGAAAATTACAGGCTTCTGGGGTCTATCTTTTAATGATGTTCATGACGGCTTTTGCGGGCAGCACCATATTCACCACCTACAGTATTTACTATGTGACTGTGCTTGAACTCCGGCCGTTTGAGCTGCTGCTGATTGGAACGGTGCTGGAAATCACTGTGCTGGTCTTTGAGGGAATTACCGGTGCTGTTGCCGATCTGTACAGCCGCAGGCTGTCGGTCGTTATAGGGATGACGGTCATGGGCTGCGGCTTTCTGCTGGAAGGGAGCATTATCTGGTTTACAGGACAGGGACCGGCTGTACCGGCAGTGGTATGGGTTATGGCTGCCCAGCTGCTGTTCGGTCTCGGCTGGACCTTTGTCAGCGGTGCTGATACTGCCTGGATTATGGATGAGCTGGGGAAGGAGAAGGCCGGGTCAATCTTCATGAAGGCGGAAAAAGCTTCCCTCGCCGCATCTCTGCTCGGTGCCGGAACAAGCGTGGGCTTGTCGCTTGCAGCTCCAAATCTGCCTTACCTTGCCGGTGGCGCGGTGTATCTCCTGCTGGGAGCCGGCCTGGTCTTCCTGATGAAGGAGACAGGATTTGTGCGGCAGGAACGGGCAGCCGGCTCACCGCTTAAGGCGTGGGCGCGTACCTGGCACAGCGGGGCCAGCATTATTGCCGGGAGCCCGCTGCTGCTTATGCTTGTTGTGGTCAGCCTGTTCGGCGGTGCAGCTTCTGAGGGCTATGACCGGCTGTGGCAGATTCATTTAATAGAAGGAATCGGTTTTCCTGACGGCTTTGTACCAATGGCGGTATGGTTCGGCATCATCAGCGCCCTTTCAACGCTGCTGGCAATACCAGCCGTACATATAGCTGAACGCAGAATAGATATGCAAAAGGAGAAGCTGCTCACCGCAGTCCTGATGGTGCTGACAATGGTCAGAATAGGAGCGGTCCTTCTGCTTGCACTGGCTCCCGGCTTCTATACGGCCCTGGCCGCAGTGCTGCTGCTGGCAGTTGCGGATGCTGTAAGCGGGCCGGTCCATAAGACCTGGCTCAATATGCATCTTGGAAGCAGCACCCGGGCGACGGTGCTCTCCATGATCAGTCAGGCTGATGCCCTTGGACAGACAGCCGGCGGTCCGGCTGTCGGATATATAGGCAGCCGGTTTTCCATCCGGGCGTCCCTGCTGGCAGCTGCTCTGCTCCTGCTCCCGGTTGCCGGCTTATTCGGCAGACTGCTGCGCAGACGGTAG
- a CDS encoding ABC transporter ATP-binding protein, which yields MSTQPLIKVENMIHRYVMAGESMTILKGLSFIIEHGEFVAIIGPSGSGKSTLMNMLGCLDVANEGDYFLDGQEVRKLSDNRLAQIRNEKIGFIFQNFNLLPKLSAVENVELPLIYRGVSHRERREVARNALIRVGLEERIDHRPSELSGGQQQRVAIARALAGTPPILLADEPTGALDSRTGKEVLQMIKELNEQGHTIILITHDLEIAEQAKRIIRIQDGNLVEDRRLTGS from the coding sequence ATGAGCACGCAGCCGCTGATTAAGGTCGAGAACATGATTCACCGGTATGTGATGGCCGGTGAATCCATGACAATTCTCAAAGGGCTCAGCTTTATAATTGAACACGGAGAGTTTGTTGCCATCATCGGCCCCTCCGGCTCAGGCAAATCTACACTGATGAACATGCTCGGCTGCCTGGACGTAGCCAATGAAGGAGATTATTTTCTGGACGGCCAGGAGGTCCGCAAATTATCAGACAACAGGCTTGCCCAGATCCGCAATGAAAAAATCGGCTTTATCTTTCAGAACTTCAATCTGCTGCCCAAGCTGTCGGCGGTTGAAAACGTGGAGCTCCCCCTGATCTACCGTGGGGTCTCCCACCGGGAACGCAGGGAAGTTGCCCGCAATGCCCTCATCCGGGTAGGCCTGGAAGAGCGGATTGACCACCGGCCCTCAGAGCTGTCCGGCGGTCAGCAGCAGCGCGTAGCTATCGCCCGGGCGCTTGCCGGCACGCCTCCGATCCTGCTGGCCGATGAGCCGACAGGCGCACTTGATTCCAGAACCGGCAAGGAGGTTCTGCAGATGATCAAGGAGCTCAATGAACAGGGGCACACCATTATCCTCATTACGCATGATCTGGAAATTGCCGAGCAGGCCAAACGGATCATCCGCATCCAGGACGGTAATCTCGTCGAAGATCGGAGGCTTACCGGATCATGA
- a CDS encoding efflux RND transporter periplasmic adaptor subunit: protein MNKKKTVIITSSIAVVAAAGILTYVLWPDSGKEASAAPLNTAIVAKGSILNGVSGSGSVSPINTDSIRTKEAGEVDQVMVAKGDAVKKGDVLITFVASDLSDKIKDAEKSLASLKTELADKQENYKTLAMNNATEEELASAKKAIEKAESDIAEQQESIADIQEDMLPPDPLTAPMDGTITAVNITDGEQAQNGSELFTMTDYENLSVTVQVDELDIPNIKQGQTATITLDALEDQEFDGKVIEIAKEGTSSNGVSLFDVTVGLNGSEGVLVGMSAEVAITIEEKNDVLTVPIEAVSEVNGKYYVNVPATGEEGSAPADTADDTAGAAAGGQWPGEAPSGAAADGQEPGGDASGGQASSGDAAGGQERSGDASGWQGRGTEGRGGSFPSGAPSGGFPGGGQMGGRGSSSAASGQKRVEVTVGIHDESNIEIVSGLSEGDEVIIPTVISTGSSSSTEQTQMGGMGGMGGFSTGGFGGSGGGFSGGTGGPPSGGGGGMGGGRQ from the coding sequence ATGAACAAGAAAAAGACAGTGATTATCACTTCAAGTATCGCAGTGGTGGCTGCCGCAGGTATTTTAACCTATGTGCTGTGGCCGGATTCCGGCAAGGAGGCCAGTGCAGCGCCGCTGAATACCGCCATTGTGGCAAAAGGAAGCATCCTTAACGGTGTGTCCGGCTCTGGCTCGGTGTCGCCGATCAATACCGACAGCATCCGGACCAAAGAGGCCGGTGAGGTCGATCAGGTTATGGTGGCTAAGGGTGATGCCGTCAAAAAAGGCGATGTGCTGATCACCTTTGTAGCCAGCGACCTGAGCGACAAAATCAAGGATGCCGAGAAGTCTCTGGCCAGCCTGAAGACGGAGCTTGCGGACAAGCAGGAAAATTACAAGACGCTGGCGATGAACAATGCTACGGAGGAAGAGCTGGCTTCAGCCAAAAAAGCGATCGAGAAGGCCGAAAGCGACATTGCCGAGCAGCAGGAATCCATTGCCGACATCCAGGAGGATATGCTTCCTCCCGATCCGTTAACCGCCCCGATGGACGGCACCATTACAGCAGTCAATATCACGGACGGCGAGCAGGCCCAAAACGGCTCGGAGCTGTTCACGATGACAGATTACGAAAATCTGAGCGTTACTGTTCAGGTGGATGAGCTGGACATTCCGAATATTAAGCAGGGCCAGACGGCAACCATTACCCTCGATGCCCTGGAGGATCAGGAATTTGACGGAAAGGTCATTGAGATTGCCAAAGAGGGCACCTCCTCCAATGGTGTCTCCCTCTTTGATGTTACGGTAGGCCTGAATGGATCTGAGGGTGTACTGGTAGGAATGTCTGCTGAGGTAGCCATTACCATTGAAGAGAAAAACGATGTGTTAACTGTGCCAATTGAAGCTGTATCCGAGGTGAACGGAAAATATTACGTCAACGTTCCGGCAACGGGAGAGGAAGGCAGCGCCCCGGCTGATACTGCCGACGATACGGCCGGTGCTGCCGCCGGCGGACAATGGCCTGGCGAGGCTCCTTCCGGTGCTGCTGCGGATGGCCAGGAGCCGGGCGGCGATGCCTCCGGCGGACAGGCTTCTTCCGGCGATGCAGCGGGTGGACAAGAGCGGTCAGGCGATGCCTCCGGCTGGCAGGGGCGCGGCACGGAAGGACGCGGAGGCTCCTTCCCGAGCGGTGCTCCAAGCGGCGGCTTCCCGGGCGGCGGCCAGATGGGCGGCAGAGGCAGCTCAAGTGCTGCTTCCGGACAGAAGCGGGTTGAGGTCACCGTCGGCATTCACGACGAGAGCAATATTGAAATTGTCAGCGGACTGTCCGAAGGCGATGAAGTCATCATCCCGACCGTTATCAGCACAGGCAGCTCCTCCAGTACTGAACAGACCCAGATGGGCGGTATGGGTGGCATGGGCGGTTTCAGTACCGGCGGCTTCGGCGGCAGCGGCGGCGGATTTAGCGGCGGTACGGGCGGTCCGCCTTCCGGCGGGGGCGGCGGCATGGGTGGTGGCCGTCAATGA